A genomic window from Xenorhabdus cabanillasii includes:
- a CDS encoding CidA/LrgA family protein produces MSFQNVLMAGWQYLRAFVLLYLCLIVGNLISAHLPFSLPGSIIGLLLLFCLLALQIIPAHWVKPGCSLLMKNMTLLFLPIGVGVMEYYPQLSQQILPIALSCIISTVIVMITVAYSSHYVHRERTIIGTNHKKQLPEQKSSQQEGK; encoded by the coding sequence ATGTCTTTCCAAAACGTACTCATGGCAGGTTGGCAATATCTGCGTGCATTTGTGCTGCTCTATTTATGCCTCATTGTAGGGAATCTCATTTCAGCACATCTCCCCTTCTCTCTCCCCGGTAGTATTATTGGCTTGCTTCTTCTGTTCTGTTTGCTGGCGCTTCAGATTATTCCCGCTCATTGGGTAAAACCGGGCTGTAGCTTATTGATGAAAAACATGACATTGCTCTTTTTACCCATCGGGGTTGGTGTCATGGAATATTATCCACAACTGAGCCAGCAGATACTCCCGATTGCCCTTTCCTGTATCATCAGTACCGTCATCGTCATGATTACCGTTGCTTACAGCTCTCATTATGTCCACCGCGAACGCACCATTATCGGCACCAATCACAAAAAACAATTACCAGAACAGAAATCATCACAACAGGAGGGAAAATAA
- a CDS encoding NAD-dependent malic enzyme, protein MELEHESKRPLYIPYAGPILLEFPLLNKGSAFTEEERSNFNLHGLLPQTVETIEEQAERAYRQYCDFKNDADKHIYLRNIQDTNETLFYRLLDAHLSEMMPIIYTPTVGEACEHFSDIYRRARGLFISYPNRAYIDDMLQNATKQNVKVIVVTDGERILGLGDQGIGGMGIPIGKLSLYTSCGGISPAYTLPVVLDVGTNNPQRLNDPLYMGWRHPRITGKEYDDFVDEFIQAVKRRWPNVLLQFEDFAQQNAMPLLTRYRNDLCCFNDDIQGTAAVALGSLIAASRAAGRQLKDQTVTFLGAGSAGCGIAEQIIAHMKSEGLSDEQARARVFMVDRFGLLTDRQPNLLDFQSALVQKSSALQSWDVDNDSLSLMDVVRNAKPTVLIGVSGQSGLFTEEIIREMHKHCERPIVMPLSNPTSRVEARPEDIITWTEGQALVATGSPFSPVQYEGQEFPIAQCNNSYIFPGIGLGVIAAGAKRVTDDMLMAASRALADCSPLAQTGSGPLLPLIDDIQNVSRKIAKEVAKKAQIQGVATVTSEDALEEAIERNFWKPEYRVYKRTSF, encoded by the coding sequence ATGGAACTGGAACACGAAAGTAAACGTCCTCTCTATATCCCCTACGCTGGCCCCATCTTGTTGGAATTTCCCCTGCTGAATAAAGGCAGCGCTTTTACGGAAGAAGAACGCAGCAATTTCAATCTGCATGGTTTATTACCTCAGACCGTTGAAACAATTGAAGAGCAGGCCGAACGCGCCTATCGCCAATATTGCGATTTCAAAAATGACGCGGATAAACATATTTATCTGAGGAACATTCAGGACACCAACGAAACTCTTTTCTACCGGCTCCTTGACGCCCATCTCAGCGAGATGATGCCTATTATTTACACGCCAACCGTCGGTGAAGCGTGTGAACATTTCTCTGACATTTACCGCCGTGCCCGTGGTTTGTTCATCTCTTACCCGAACCGGGCTTATATTGATGATATGCTGCAAAACGCGACTAAACAGAATGTTAAAGTCATCGTTGTCACCGATGGTGAACGTATCCTGGGTCTTGGCGATCAGGGGATTGGTGGTATGGGGATCCCTATCGGTAAATTATCTTTATATACCTCCTGTGGCGGGATCAGCCCTGCTTACACCCTGCCTGTCGTGTTGGATGTGGGGACTAATAACCCACAACGCTTGAACGATCCGCTGTACATGGGCTGGCGCCATCCTCGCATTACAGGCAAAGAATACGATGACTTCGTAGATGAATTCATTCAGGCTGTAAAACGCCGCTGGCCGAATGTACTGCTGCAATTTGAAGATTTTGCCCAGCAAAATGCGATGCCATTACTGACTCGCTATCGCAATGATCTTTGCTGCTTCAATGACGATATTCAGGGTACAGCCGCTGTTGCTCTCGGTAGCCTGATTGCCGCCAGCCGTGCCGCAGGCCGTCAATTGAAAGACCAAACTGTTACTTTCCTCGGTGCGGGCTCCGCTGGTTGTGGTATCGCTGAGCAAATCATCGCCCACATGAAATCGGAAGGTTTAAGTGATGAACAAGCCCGTGCCCGTGTATTCATGGTTGATCGTTTTGGGCTGCTCACTGACAGGCAACCAAATCTGCTGGATTTTCAAAGTGCACTGGTTCAGAAAAGTAGCGCACTGCAATCCTGGGATGTTGACAATGATAGCCTGTCACTGATGGATGTTGTCCGCAATGCCAAGCCTACTGTTCTGATTGGTGTTTCTGGTCAGTCCGGTCTGTTCACGGAAGAAATTATCCGTGAAATGCATAAACATTGTGAACGCCCAATTGTAATGCCGCTGTCCAACCCGACATCACGTGTCGAAGCCCGTCCTGAAGATATTATTACCTGGACAGAAGGTCAGGCACTGGTCGCAACCGGTAGTCCATTCTCACCAGTACAATATGAAGGCCAGGAGTTCCCAATTGCACAATGTAATAACTCTTATATCTTCCCCGGTATCGGGTTAGGTGTTATTGCTGCCGGTGCCAAACGCGTGACAGATGATATGCTGATGGCTGCCAGCCGCGCATTAGCAGATTGTTCACCACTGGCACAAACTGGTTCTGGCCCGTTATTGCCATTGATTGATGATATTCAGAACGTTTCCCGTAAGATCGCTAAAGAGGTAGCGAAAAAAGCCCAGATTCAGGGGGTAGCAACGGTTACTTCTGAAGATGCACTTGAAGAAGCTATTGAGCGTAACTTCTGGAAACCAGAATACCGCGTCTATAAACGCACATCATTCTGA
- the apbC gene encoding iron-sulfur cluster carrier protein ApbC, translating to MNSQSPEQTNPDLLRESVAKILAAFKHPTLEQDLVTLKALHRCTVLDEILHIELMMPFVWKRAFETLKEETIHLLQAATGAKSVEWRLSHDICTLRRANNLPGVNGVRNILAISSGKGGVGKSSTAVNLALALAQEGAKVGILDADIYGPSVPDMLGTAKERPTSPDGQHMAPIMVHGMATNSIGYLVTGDNAMVWRGPMASKALMQMLQDTLWPDLDYLVIDMPPGTGDIQLTLSQNIPVTGALVVTTPQDIALIDAMKGIVMFQKVNVPVLGIIENMSTHICSHCGKHEPIFGEGGAEKLAEKYKCQLLGKIPLHISLREDLDRGEPTVISQPDSEFAGIYREIAANISAQMYWRGEKIPTEISFREV from the coding sequence ATGAACTCACAATCCCCCGAGCAGACCAATCCTGACCTGCTGAGAGAAAGCGTTGCGAAAATATTGGCAGCATTTAAACATCCGACATTAGAACAAGATTTAGTGACTCTGAAAGCATTGCATCGTTGTACTGTTCTGGATGAGATACTACATATTGAATTAATGATGCCTTTCGTCTGGAAACGAGCTTTTGAAACACTGAAGGAAGAAACAATTCATCTCTTACAAGCTGCTACAGGTGCAAAAAGTGTTGAATGGCGGCTTTCCCATGATATCTGTACCTTACGCCGAGCTAACAACTTACCGGGTGTTAATGGCGTGCGTAACATTCTGGCAATCAGTTCAGGAAAAGGTGGTGTGGGTAAATCCAGCACGGCAGTGAATCTGGCACTGGCTTTGGCTCAGGAAGGGGCAAAAGTAGGTATTCTGGATGCAGATATCTACGGCCCATCGGTTCCTGATATGCTTGGGACAGCCAAAGAGCGACCGACTTCACCTGATGGTCAGCACATGGCACCAATTATGGTACATGGCATGGCGACAAATTCCATTGGTTATCTTGTCACCGGTGATAACGCAATGGTATGGCGTGGCCCGATGGCCAGTAAGGCACTTATGCAGATGCTACAAGATACATTGTGGCCGGATCTGGACTATCTGGTAATCGATATGCCACCGGGAACTGGGGATATCCAGTTAACGTTATCCCAGAATATTCCCGTGACTGGTGCATTGGTTGTCACAACACCGCAGGATATTGCCTTGATTGATGCTATGAAAGGCATTGTCATGTTCCAAAAAGTCAACGTACCAGTGTTAGGTATTATTGAGAACATGAGCACACATATCTGTAGTCACTGTGGCAAACATGAACCGATTTTTGGCGAGGGAGGCGCAGAAAAACTGGCGGAAAAATACAAATGCCAATTATTGGGCAAGATCCCTCTGCATATTTCACTGCGTGAAGATCTTGATCGCGGAGAGCCTACGGTTATCAGTCAACCTGATAGCGAATTTGCGGGTATTTATCGTGAAATTGCCGCTAATATTTCTGCCCAGATGTACTGGCGCGGAGAGAAAATCCCGACTGAAATTTCTTTTCGTGAAGTTTGA
- a CDS encoding CidB/LrgB family autolysis modulator gives MLNHIWWSLSLTLAVFYVAKKLSVRLRFPVFNPLLISMAVIIPLLLLTHTSYEHYFAGSRILNDLLQPAVVALAFPLYEQLHQIRAQWKSIISICFIGSVTAMVTGTAIALWAGATPEIAASVLPKSVTTPIAMAVAHSIGGIPAISTACVIAVGMLGAIFGHNLFNLLKIKTQASRGLAMGTASHAVGTARCAEIDHVEGAYSSLALMTCGVITSLIAPFLFPMLLHLFG, from the coding sequence ATGCTAAACCATATCTGGTGGTCACTGTCATTAACCCTGGCTGTCTTTTATGTTGCCAAAAAACTATCTGTCCGACTCAGATTTCCTGTTTTCAACCCTTTATTGATATCAATGGCAGTCATCATTCCTCTGTTGCTGCTGACTCACACCTCTTATGAACACTATTTTGCCGGTAGCCGGATATTAAATGATTTGCTACAACCTGCTGTTGTTGCTCTGGCCTTTCCGCTGTATGAACAGCTCCATCAAATCCGTGCTCAATGGAAATCTATTATCAGTATCTGCTTCATCGGCAGTGTTACTGCAATGGTCACAGGTACAGCTATTGCTTTATGGGCAGGTGCTACCCCTGAAATTGCGGCTTCTGTGTTACCAAAATCAGTGACAACCCCTATCGCCATGGCAGTGGCTCATTCTATTGGGGGTATTCCAGCCATCAGTACCGCCTGTGTCATTGCTGTCGGTATGTTAGGTGCGATTTTTGGCCATAATCTGTTTAATTTATTGAAAATTAAAACCCAAGCCTCCAGAGGATTAGCAATGGGTACAGCTTCTCATGCCGTAGGAACTGCACGATGTGCTGAAATAGATCATGTCGAAGGTGCGTATAGTTCGCTGGCACTGATGACTTGCGGCGTTATTACTTCATTGATTGCGCCTTTCTTATTTCCTATGTTACTGCATCTTTTTGGTTAG
- the cdd gene encoding cytidine deaminase — protein sequence MQARFHAIWSEVTLKLQKALLPYIGNDDFPAMLTAEQVESIKQSCGFDDHALALALLPLAAACSIAPISHFHVGAIAQGESGNFYFGANMEFVGVPLQQTVHAEQSAITHAWLRGEKKLLSVTVSCSPCGHCRQFMNELNSGIQLEICLPDRPRLTLADYLPEAFGPRDLGDTPLLLDSIHHDYQLDTNDELVLAALDAANQSHSPYSQSHSGIALMDEQNRVYTGRYAENAAFNPSLPPLQAALILMNMSGSDCRTIKRAILVEGQNNHLSQWNATESTLISLGCKQTECHTF from the coding sequence ATGCAAGCTCGTTTTCATGCTATCTGGTCAGAAGTTACACTTAAATTGCAAAAGGCTCTATTGCCCTACATTGGTAATGATGATTTTCCAGCTATGCTGACAGCAGAGCAGGTGGAGTCGATTAAGCAGAGTTGCGGCTTTGATGATCATGCGCTGGCACTTGCCCTGTTGCCACTCGCTGCGGCCTGCTCCATTGCTCCTATCTCACACTTTCATGTCGGTGCCATTGCACAAGGAGAAAGCGGAAACTTCTATTTTGGTGCCAATATGGAATTTGTGGGCGTTCCGTTACAGCAAACTGTCCATGCCGAACAATCAGCCATTACTCATGCCTGGTTACGTGGTGAGAAAAAACTGCTATCCGTCACTGTTAGTTGCTCACCTTGCGGCCATTGCCGCCAATTTATGAATGAATTAAACAGTGGAATACAATTGGAAATCTGTTTACCTGATCGCCCACGGTTAACTCTGGCTGACTATCTGCCAGAGGCATTCGGTCCACGTGATTTAGGAGATACTCCCTTGTTGCTGGATAGCATTCATCACGACTATCAGTTGGATACTAACGACGAACTCGTGCTGGCTGCACTGGATGCGGCAAATCAGAGTCATTCACCTTATAGCCAATCCCACTCAGGTATAGCTCTGATGGATGAACAAAATCGTGTTTATACTGGTCGCTATGCAGAAAATGCTGCATTTAATCCGAGCTTACCTCCTTTGCAGGCAGCTCTGATATTGATGAACATGTCAGGCAGTGATTGCCGAACCATCAAACGGGCGATATTAGTAGAAGGACAAAATAATCATCTATCACAATGGAATGCGACTGAATCCACCTTAATTTCCCTCGGCTGTAAGCAAACAGAGTGTCATACGTTCTGA
- a CDS encoding YiiG family protein, which yields MDFNNNFAKWKKGVIALCVTLALSACDNKKEELTQSVTSKSSTETAQNNSVAEKVEQLTKEIKEKSVQDPEQVISEKMNAYIDCYNSLDKYIERSIERYASWIKDLEKGPTGNESVVYGLYSVSQDSVISCQEKIKNVAVMTPALKPIDHIAVNYIESSAKLVPEINALNRYYDQGDYKDDNFARGKEKHLQLIAAYQVFEPVSEEFSQSIEKINNERQITALQQIEKENGRTLEYYSLAILIDAKKINQMIEEDAFDTAQAFALVTELQNKTENALPLVAERKNARDLSYMGYDSLLDQADSYAKVAKERIRRVRDKVPYSDFEKRNLGTSSEWMVEGSVGKLIKEYNGYIERFNRLD from the coding sequence ATGGATTTTAATAATAATTTTGCAAAATGGAAAAAAGGGGTTATAGCTCTTTGTGTTACATTAGCGCTATCAGCATGTGATAACAAAAAAGAAGAATTAACACAGTCTGTGACTTCTAAGTCATCAACTGAAACTGCGCAAAATAATTCAGTTGCAGAGAAGGTTGAACAACTGACGAAAGAAATCAAAGAGAAATCTGTCCAAGATCCAGAACAGGTTATTTCCGAAAAAATGAATGCATACATTGATTGCTACAATTCGCTGGATAAATATATCGAACGTAGCATAGAACGCTATGCCAGTTGGATTAAAGATTTAGAAAAAGGCCCTACAGGAAATGAAAGTGTTGTTTATGGGCTCTACTCAGTCAGTCAGGATAGTGTAATCAGTTGTCAGGAAAAAATTAAAAATGTTGCAGTGATGACTCCAGCATTGAAGCCGATTGACCATATTGCTGTTAACTATATTGAGTCATCAGCGAAGCTTGTGCCAGAAATTAATGCACTGAACCGTTATTATGATCAAGGTGATTACAAAGATGACAATTTTGCCAGAGGCAAAGAGAAACACCTTCAATTAATAGCAGCGTATCAAGTATTTGAACCAGTATCTGAAGAATTTTCTCAATCTATTGAAAAGATTAACAATGAACGTCAAATAACCGCGTTACAGCAAATTGAAAAAGAGAACGGCCGGACATTGGAATATTATAGTCTGGCAATTTTAATTGATGCTAAAAAAATCAATCAGATGATCGAAGAGGATGCTTTTGATACCGCCCAAGCGTTTGCTCTGGTTACTGAATTGCAAAATAAAACTGAAAACGCCCTTCCTCTGGTTGCTGAGCGTAAAAATGCGCGGGATCTTTCCTACATGGGGTATGATTCTCTGTTAGATCAAGCTGACAGTTACGCTAAAGTTGCAAAAGAGCGTATCCGCAGAGTCAGAGATAAGGTTCCTTATTCAGATTTTGAAAAAAGAAATTTAGGTACTTCTTCTGAATGGATGGTGGAAGGATCTGTCGGTAAACTGATAAAAGAATATAACGGTTATATTGAGAGATTTAATAGACTAGATTAA
- the sanA gene encoding outer membrane permeability protein SanA — MWKRLIISLIFIIAVFMLSAIMLDRWISWKTAPYVFDDLRQLPEREVGMVLGTSKYYKTGAYNQYYFYRIQGAVNAYNSGKVKYLLLSGDNAQHSYNEPNTMRKDLIKAGVPASKIVMDFAGFRTLDSIVRTRKVFDTNDFTTITQRFHCERALFIAMHMGIEAQCYAVSSPKNMITIRIREVFARLGALADLYILKREPRFLGPLTPIPIQQVAPAGIEGYPAVSPKELQELEKKQPSK, encoded by the coding sequence ATGTGGAAACGCCTGATTATCAGTCTGATTTTCATAATAGCTGTTTTTATGCTATCAGCCATTATGCTTGATCGCTGGATCAGCTGGAAAACCGCTCCTTATGTTTTTGACGACCTTAGACAGTTACCTGAACGGGAAGTTGGTATGGTATTGGGTACATCCAAATATTATAAAACTGGTGCGTATAACCAATATTATTTCTATCGAATTCAAGGCGCTGTTAACGCTTATAACAGCGGGAAAGTAAAATACCTGCTGCTAAGCGGAGATAATGCCCAACACAGCTATAATGAACCAAATACAATGCGAAAAGACCTGATCAAGGCAGGGGTTCCTGCCTCAAAAATTGTGATGGATTTTGCTGGTTTTCGCACATTAGATTCGATTGTCAGAACCCGCAAGGTATTTGATACCAATGATTTCACTACCATCACTCAACGCTTCCATTGTGAACGCGCCCTGTTCATTGCAATGCACATGGGAATAGAAGCACAATGTTATGCGGTGTCTTCCCCTAAGAATATGATAACTATACGTATACGGGAAGTATTTGCTCGTCTCGGCGCTTTGGCTGACCTTTATATTTTGAAACGTGAGCCGCGTTTTCTAGGCCCTCTGACACCAATTCCTATCCAGCAGGTCGCTCCTGCCGGAATTGAGGGCTACCCTGCTGTATCACCAAAAGAGTTACAGGAACTGGAGAAAAAACAGCCCAGTAAATAA
- the metG gene encoding methionine--tRNA ligase produces MSQVAKKLLVTCALPYANGPIHLGHILEHIQADIWVRYHRMRGKEVHFVCADDAHGTPIMLKAQQAGIPPEEMIDKVHLEHQQDFAGFAISYDNYHSTHSEENRALASEIYLKLKKNGYIKNRTISQLFDPEKSMFLPDRFVKGSCPKCKAEDQYGDNCEVCGTTYSPTELINPRSVVSGATPELRSTEHFFFDLPAFSDMLQQWTRSGTLQEQVANKMQEWFEAGLQQWDITRDAPYFGFEVPDEPGKYFYVWLDAPIGYMGSFQNLCDKRGDLNFDEFWAKDSKADLYHFIGKDIVYFHSLFWPAMLEGSNYRKPTNVFVHGYITVNGTKMSKSRGTFIKAETYLKHLDADCLRYYYAAKLSSRIDDIDLNLEDFVQRVNSDIVNKVVNLASRNAGFINKRFAGKLADQLADPVLYQKFIDAAQGIAEDFTNREFGKAVREIMALADLANRYVDEQAPWVVAKEEGRDADLQAICSMGINLFRVLMTYLKPIIPGLAARAETFLNTELTWDGIQQPLLDHDVSPFKALFNRIDMAKIEAMVDDSKENIEPQKTQTGPLADDPIQDTITFDDFAKVDLRIALIKQADFIEGSDKLLKLILDLGGETRQVFSGIRAAYPDPKALENRLTVMVANLAPRKMRFGISEGMVMAAGPGGKEIFLLSPDSGAQPGMQVK; encoded by the coding sequence ATGTCTCAAGTCGCGAAAAAATTACTGGTGACCTGTGCGTTACCCTATGCTAACGGTCCAATTCATCTCGGTCACATCTTAGAACACATTCAGGCTGATATTTGGGTTCGTTATCATCGAATGCGCGGCAAAGAGGTTCACTTTGTCTGTGCTGACGATGCTCATGGTACACCAATCATGCTGAAAGCTCAGCAAGCAGGGATTCCGCCAGAAGAGATGATCGACAAAGTGCACCTGGAGCATCAGCAGGATTTTGCCGGTTTTGCTATCAGTTACGATAACTACCATTCTACGCACAGTGAAGAAAACAGAGCGCTTGCGTCAGAAATTTATCTGAAACTGAAAAAAAACGGTTACATCAAGAATCGCACCATTTCTCAACTGTTCGATCCAGAAAAAAGCATGTTCCTGCCTGATCGTTTCGTCAAAGGCTCCTGTCCGAAATGTAAGGCGGAAGATCAGTACGGCGATAACTGTGAAGTGTGTGGAACAACCTATTCTCCAACAGAGTTGATCAACCCTCGTTCGGTTGTATCCGGCGCAACACCAGAGCTGCGTAGCACAGAGCATTTCTTCTTCGACCTGCCAGCATTCAGCGATATGCTGCAACAATGGACTCGCTCTGGCACCTTGCAAGAACAGGTAGCAAACAAAATGCAGGAGTGGTTCGAAGCAGGTCTGCAACAATGGGATATCACTCGTGATGCGCCTTATTTCGGTTTTGAGGTTCCTGATGAACCGGGTAAATATTTTTATGTCTGGCTGGATGCACCAATCGGCTATATGGGGTCATTCCAGAACCTGTGTGACAAACGTGGTGACCTGAATTTCGATGAATTCTGGGCGAAAGATTCCAAAGCAGATCTTTACCACTTCATTGGTAAAGATATCGTCTATTTCCATAGTCTGTTCTGGCCAGCTATGTTAGAAGGCAGCAATTACCGCAAGCCAACCAACGTATTTGTTCACGGTTACATTACTGTCAACGGTACTAAGATGTCTAAGTCTCGTGGAACTTTCATCAAAGCAGAGACTTATCTGAAGCATCTGGATGCAGACTGTCTGCGTTATTACTACGCAGCAAAACTCTCTTCCCGTATTGATGATATCGACCTGAATCTGGAAGACTTCGTTCAGCGCGTAAACAGTGACATCGTCAACAAAGTCGTTAATCTGGCTTCACGTAACGCTGGTTTCATCAATAAGCGTTTTGCCGGCAAACTGGCAGATCAGCTCGCTGATCCTGTGCTGTACCAGAAATTTATTGATGCCGCACAGGGAATTGCAGAAGATTTCACTAATCGTGAATTTGGTAAGGCTGTTCGTGAAATCATGGCATTGGCAGATCTCGCTAACCGTTATGTTGATGAACAAGCACCATGGGTTGTGGCGAAAGAAGAAGGCAGGGATGCAGATCTTCAAGCTATCTGCTCAATGGGCATCAACCTGTTCCGCGTGCTGATGACTTACCTGAAACCTATTATTCCGGGCCTCGCTGCCCGTGCAGAAACATTCCTGAATACTGAACTGACTTGGGATGGTATCCAGCAACCTCTGCTGGATCATGATGTTTCACCATTTAAGGCGCTGTTTAACCGTATCGATATGGCCAAAATTGAAGCAATGGTAGATGATTCCAAAGAGAACATTGAGCCACAAAAAACCCAGACAGGCCCTCTGGCAGATGATCCAATTCAGGACACCATCACATTTGATGATTTTGCCAAAGTTGATCTACGTATCGCATTGATTAAACAGGCTGATTTTATTGAAGGCTCAGATAAACTGCTGAAACTGATCCTTGATCTTGGTGGTGAAACTCGTCAAGTCTTTTCCGGCATCCGTGCTGCTTATCCGGATCCAAAAGCATTAGAAAACCGCCTGACCGTTATGGTAGCTAATCTTGCTCCACGTAAAATGCGTTTTGGTATTTCAGAAGGCATGGTGATGGCAGCAGGCCCCGGAGGAAAAGAAATTTTCCTGTTAAGCCCGGACAGCGGTGCTCAGCCTGGTATGCAGGTTAAGTAA